CTGAACATACAGTTTCCATGCTGGAAAATCTCCTTTTTCAATCGCATTAAACAAATCTTCTGTATGGTAATCAGGGTTATCACCTGCAATTTTTGCAGCAACATCCGGAGCAAGATTCGCTACACCCTGCTCTGTTTTAAAGTGATATTTAATCCAGACACCGTCACCATCAGCGTTAACCCATTTAAACGTATGGCTGCCGAATCCATGCATGTGGCGGAAAGTTGCCGGGATGCCGCGGTCGGACATCAGAATTGAAACCTGATGCAGTGATTCAGGGGAAAGTGACCAGAAATCCCAAACTGCGGTCGGGTTTTTCAGATGTGTTTTCGGATCTCTTTTTTGTGTATGGATGAAGTCAGGAAACTTAATCGCATCTCTGATGAAAAAGACAGGTGTATTGTTTCCGACAAGATCATAGTTCCCTTCTTCAGTATAGAATTTAACGGCAAAGCCGCGTGGATCACGTACCGTATCTGCAGATCCATTTTCACCGGCAACGGTAGAAAAACGGACGAAAAGAGGAGTGCGTTTTCCAACTTCAGATAAGAAATCAGCTTTTGTATACTTTGAAATGTCTTTCGTTACCTCGAAATAACCGTGAGCTCCAGCACCTTTTGCATGAACCACACGCTCAGGCACACGTTCTCTGTTAAAATGCGCCAGCTTCTCCAAAAGATGAACATCTTGGATCAATGTCGGTCCGCGAGAACCTGCTGTGATGGAATTTTGATTGTCTCCAACTGGCGCTCCCCAGCTTGTCGTCAAATGATTCTTATTCGTCAATTTTATCACCCCATAAGTTATTTAGAATTATTATAAATACAATGATAACACCTATCAGTATAAAATCAATACTTTTTTATAATTATTATTAATAAATAACAGGAATTATGTAGATTCTGTTAGAAACGAAAATCTTTAATGTTTCTCTTCTTTCGCTCATACATTAATTACAGCATACGATTTCAGCGGATGGGGGTTTGTTTTATGAGTAAAAAAGTAAACTTCGACTGGGCGTCCATACAAGAAAAAGTAGATGGTGTTCTTGGAAATGATTTTTGGCAGGACTTAAATCGTGTTGTTCCGAAACGGACGGCTTGTACCGATTTTTATGAAAACGAAACGGAAGGATACCTTGTCGTTGAACTGCCGGGTCTGCGGTCACAAGAAGACCTGAACATTGTACTTGAAGCCAATCAGCTTGTATTGGAAGGAAACATACCGTATACGTATCCGATTGAAAAAGAAGCACTGAAGATGAATGAAAGATTGTCCGGACCTTTCAAAAAAGTCATTCATATTCCCTTTCAATATTCACCTGACGAAGTGAAAGCCGAATACAGACATGGTCTGCTCGAAATCAGACTTGTAAAAATGAAAAAAACGAAACCCATTACGATTTCGTTTACGGAAGAAAATCAGAAGGATCCGTCGTAATATGAATCTCCCGGAATCATCACTCTAGAAAAGCTGATTCCTATTCTATTATTTTTTGCATTTGTAAAAAAAGATATTTACGAACACTTGTTCCTGTGTTATTCTAAAAAAGAAGGCGCGGATGGTAGCCGCACCTCCCCCGAATAACTCTCTTTGGCCAGCTTGCTAACCTTGCTGGCCGCTTTTTTTTGCTTAATTATTCAAAATTTCAAACATATAAACATTCCATTTCCAAACCCGCACTCTTCCCTTTTTCTATCATAGAAATAATTATCAGAGTTTGTGGAGGTAAATGTGTGCCCATTGATCTATACATCCAGGGAATAAAAAGAGGAGTAATTTTACGAACAAATCTCCCGCACTATTTGCAATTTTTCAAGCAGTTGGGCTGTACTATAACTTGGAATCAAAAA
This genomic stretch from Fictibacillus marinisediminis harbors:
- the katA gene encoding catalase — protein: MTNKNHLTTSWGAPVGDNQNSITAGSRGPTLIQDVHLLEKLAHFNRERVPERVVHAKGAGAHGYFEVTKDISKYTKADFLSEVGKRTPLFVRFSTVAGENGSADTVRDPRGFAVKFYTEEGNYDLVGNNTPVFFIRDAIKFPDFIHTQKRDPKTHLKNPTAVWDFWSLSPESLHQVSILMSDRGIPATFRHMHGFGSHTFKWVNADGDGVWIKYHFKTEQGVANLAPDVAAKIAGDNPDYHTEDLFNAIEKGDFPAWKLYVQIMPMEDANTYRFDPFDVTKVWSQKDYPLIEVGRMVLDKNPENYFAEVEQATFSPGTLVPGIDVSPDKMLQGRLFAYSDAHRYRVGANHQALPINRPKNEVKNYQRDGQMRFDSNGGSSVYYEPNSFGGPKESPENKQAAYPVYGVAESVAYDHNDHYTQAGDLYRLLSNEERIRLVNTIVEAMKPVEKEEIKLRQIQHFYKADPDYGKRIADGLGLPVPQEAL
- a CDS encoding Hsp20/alpha crystallin family protein, producing the protein MSKKVNFDWASIQEKVDGVLGNDFWQDLNRVVPKRTACTDFYENETEGYLVVELPGLRSQEDLNIVLEANQLVLEGNIPYTYPIEKEALKMNERLSGPFKKVIHIPFQYSPDEVKAEYRHGLLEIRLVKMKKTKPITISFTEENQKDPS